A stretch of the bacterium genome encodes the following:
- a CDS encoding DUF433 domain-containing protein translates to MSTALKELSYPHITSHPGIADGAPIIEGTRIAVHTIAGYYQMGMNVDEILTTLSHLTASQVHSALAYYFDHQQEIDSAVAEYSDEEFWKHQINTHRNLKD, encoded by the coding sequence ATGAGTACAGCACTGAAAGAACTATCATACCCTCACATTACTTCTCACCCTGGAATCGCTGATGGGGCGCCAATTATTGAAGGCACTCGAATTGCTGTCCATACCATCGCGGGTTACTATCAGATGGGAATGAATGTCGATGAGATATTAACTACTCTATCTCATTTGACAGCTTCCCAAGTTCATTCTGCGCTTGCCTATTACTTTGATCATCAACAAGAAATTGATAGTGCTGTAGCCGAGTATTCTGACGAAGAGTTCTGGAAGCATCAAATCAACACGCACCGTAATTTGAAGGATTAA
- a CDS encoding DUF5615 family PIN-like protein, with protein sequence MPKISLYLDEDVHLGLGLALRKRGFDVIHAQELDQKGSSDAAQLAHAVAQQRCLLSFNTKDFVLLHNEYAEHDREHWGIIVSRQRPLGETLSKVLKVLQHFSRETMKNRIEFL encoded by the coding sequence GTGCCAAAGATTTCGCTTTACTTGGACGAGGATGTGCATTTAGGGTTGGGCTTGGCTTTGCGTAAACGAGGCTTTGATGTTATCCATGCCCAAGAGTTGGATCAAAAGGGATCGTCGGATGCAGCCCAACTTGCCCACGCTGTAGCACAGCAGAGATGCCTCCTCAGTTTTAATACAAAGGACTTTGTCTTACTTCACAACGAATATGCTGAACATGATAGAGAGCATTGGGGAATAATCGTCTCAAGGCAGCGGCCACTTGGAGAAACCTTGAGTAAAGTTCTGAAAGTATTGCAGCATTTTTCCAGGGAAACAATGAAAAATAGAATCGAGTTTTTATGA
- a CDS encoding Ig-like domain-containing protein, with protein MNSKQWLRRVWWLGLMVAVFGSGAAQAQTKIMPLGNSITEGTGSSNNAGFRYFLFNLLSNAGTSFDFVGSLQDGSGFPDTEHEGHSGFRAEQLDVTTYLTQHNPDYVLLEVGTNDISQNDTPAQVRDDIAAILDAIHAYNPAIRTYLSTVVPRKDNAAKETATQDLNALLPALVSAKVAAGHNLVLVDNFGRLTSDPNWQTTLMADNLHPNDGGYELMATEFFNALQGYQPGVDDFADDFNSGVLSTNWTAHPGFQVQSNQLVNTSTVDAWNNHLAIPNVITNPNVLEFTYGSLSNAEGRYFTGVALLLDKAATDASGYLLLRNETSVRLFTIVNGLPGASVATVAGNVATPPQAGDRLRVEWRSDANGHHFVVYLNDQLDAVVDDPAKLQGNAVTTYAGMIVHGNTTDGVDDFHLFKQTDSTPPAFVSDLSAINVTSATVELRWSAPGDDGDTGTARSYDLRYSTALITESNFNSATQVAGLGNPKPAGSVENFTVGGLQSGTRYYFALKSSDEVGNTSGLSNVVAATTTALTLSGDTFDRPGPSLGANWAADARLQIISNEVQHTATIDIWTPAVFKLGRNAQEVSIVWGENATVYGANFSGVLVLADSFNTRPNGYMIQHSNERGKTRLWRLQNGNLTTMLDEGNAFGPNTRAGSEMKVIVRKEAAAHFFDVYINGVFDRTLSDPGKLENGSYSGFVLESTLGAENAITSFAVGVRPSSPAKLLVVSGNNQTGRVMQKLGNPLKVSLYDSFDNPVPGAEVNFTATVGQASFSRADNNIRIEAESGQITAPIVVQDDPEASGGKYIVYPVPQNEAGSAVYTFNIPVSGTYYIWARNLTPGETGANSWTVSVDGGNAFIYDVFQGQRFNTWKWDLLSERGTGNPSNPQFDPKTYNWAAGTHTIVVEGRFDRARLDKFLITRDASYIPQDKEEGGSRTDENGIASTEVMLGTLAGPIKVEAQFGGLMPALFNLTAKPGFPGGLAQATGSGQSGPAGQFLAQPFTVVVTDSFGNPTADGRVSWVVTEGNGQLSNYRATSDSTGKVEVDFAPGNGSSQNKVAAAAAFTTQRFEFTAQTTSGVATAAELVSGSNQTGGVASTLPAPLVMRVADAGGQPVADFPVEFETVRGGGTTTGHGVVENGGFERGNNNLPGQWTLEGSPTTDEVRLNTSNPQAGSRSVLVNANRNAVGVSQVISYAANTSYTLTFWAKVDSGVLRVTWRMNDAAGNLQDTIVDVTPEATAGAWRRYMVTATNQAAANRPLFFRTLNSGEFRVDEVSVVRNTGADGRLAVNWTLGDTVGTQQVRALARNASGTNLTGSPVLFTAQATVGAAAKLVETGGNNQLGTAGQPLGAPLVVKVTDVVGNPVPGIGVLFEVIQGGGNLAGAATANVVTNAQGLAPVVLTLGSNPAVSNQVRASATGLTGSPIIFTAGIGTPAKLAKISGDNQVGTAGSPAPASLVVKIMDAGNKAISGAAVTFTVQQGNGTINGNSNAILRTDGNGEARAPFVLGPLAGGENRVRATAEFNGQALQGSPQNFVVRAAALKEMVIASGNNQVGIAGEPLANPLRVTLVDTLNRGVPQQQVTFSVIEGGGKLDNGSTTGTVSTDSTGRAQVRLTLGSQTGTNNNKVRAQAAFPVPGSPQIFQASAQVGPPAVLKKIDGDSLSGVVNNPLPEPLVVQVTDRAGNPLFGVNVIFEVLEGGGNFDGVTKDTVTTNDLGRAQVTLTLGATSGLYNNKVRARAFNGSLELQNSPMLFVATAAPSRARVLAITAGNRQQGLAGEPLAEQLRVRVLDNQGNPIKDHPVRFRSSGTANGTFSATATTDTTTITNANGIAAVTWILGRSILPDSQTVIATANDGLQNLQGSPATFKAAAVAGLPSASTSSITATGPVPANGQSRSNITVTVKDKFGNVVANKPVQLIVSGANNNIQQTGNTDAQGRATGSLASTKAELKIITAKVAGVYEIKPGASVRFSPLAATQMAIRSGHSQTGNVNTALLEPLSVLVTDQFNNGVPNVAVEFNVEAGEGRLLGPNTAVTDTNGVAAIQYVLGPTVTENRVRAISTGLRNSPLIFVLNAVNNAARSLQLISGNGQTGVVLEDLLQPLVVGVVDKDNRPVAGKTIKFEVTFGGGQVNGGQSANVSSDEFGLAKVVWRLGPSAGLNVARASGSSLNNSPLDFQAQARTGRPSNLVQVSGDGAAGPVNQTLATAMVVRVVDANSNGIDGVPVIFELIQGTGQLANGFVNTANGGFASTQITFDGASGPRKIRASSNGLTNSPLYFTVTATPSAATRMQVVARTNNQSGTAGLPLNFPLQTKVTDAYGNAIAGVPISYVVKKGGGNFAGQAAATVMTNALGLAQIPWTVGPGANEAEAIGTGLTGSPIEFKATGVTGNNFPIIVDVPDQQAVEGNRIEFVVSAADADNEAIRYGAANLPPGAVFDSLGTRIFTWQTDLSSAGRHEVSFFARDLRGGQDEEIVVIEVANRNQPPVIVSRIPAGVPGAPQDTTVLSGKLTMRVNAVDPDGDVLSYRWYLNGELTSALTNTFEFDSKIKLNAVEAWVFDLEDTVRTRWTVRTPVQLETFSATAVEGKGVRLEWVTASETENAGFNLLRSRSRDGEYESINVQIITPSLDGRYSYLDTEVEVNARYFYKLEDIDLNGNITVHGPVEITVAPPARFDLAQNYPNPFNPSTNLRYQLPQETQVKLVIYNLIGQEVRELVNTIMPAGYHTAVWDGRDQRGKLVPSGIYHYRLEAGGQVMVKRMTLLK; from the coding sequence ATGAATTCCAAGCAGTGGCTGCGGCGGGTGTGGTGGTTGGGATTGATGGTGGCGGTCTTTGGCTCCGGCGCCGCCCAAGCCCAGACGAAGATCATGCCGCTGGGCAACTCGATCACCGAGGGCACCGGCTCGTCGAATAATGCCGGGTTCCGCTACTTTCTCTTCAATCTTCTGAGCAATGCCGGAACCTCGTTTGATTTCGTCGGCTCGCTGCAGGACGGCAGCGGTTTCCCGGACACCGAGCATGAGGGCCACAGCGGCTTCCGCGCCGAACAGTTGGACGTAACCACTTATCTCACGCAACACAACCCCGACTACGTACTGCTGGAAGTCGGCACCAATGACATCTCGCAAAACGACACGCCGGCGCAAGTGCGGGACGACATTGCCGCGATCCTGGATGCCATTCACGCCTACAACCCCGCCATCCGCACCTATCTTTCCACCGTGGTGCCGCGCAAGGACAATGCGGCGAAGGAAACGGCCACGCAAGACCTCAATGCCCTGCTGCCCGCGTTGGTGAGCGCCAAAGTCGCCGCCGGGCACAACCTGGTGTTGGTCGACAACTTTGGCCGCCTGACTTCCGATCCGAACTGGCAGACCACGCTGATGGCTGACAACCTTCATCCCAATGATGGCGGCTATGAGCTGATGGCCACGGAGTTTTTCAACGCTCTGCAAGGCTATCAACCCGGGGTCGACGATTTTGCCGACGATTTCAACAGCGGTGTGTTGAGCACGAACTGGACGGCGCATCCCGGTTTCCAGGTGCAAAGCAATCAACTGGTGAATACTTCCACGGTCGACGCCTGGAACAACCACCTCGCCATCCCCAATGTCATCACCAATCCCAATGTTTTGGAATTCACTTACGGCAGCCTGTCCAATGCCGAGGGCCGCTATTTCACCGGGGTGGCGCTGCTGCTGGACAAGGCGGCCACCGATGCCAGCGGTTATCTGCTGTTGCGTAATGAAACCAGCGTGCGGTTGTTCACGATCGTGAACGGCCTGCCGGGCGCGAGCGTGGCAACCGTGGCCGGCAACGTGGCGACGCCGCCACAGGCAGGCGACCGGCTGCGGGTGGAATGGCGCAGCGATGCCAACGGCCATCACTTTGTCGTTTATCTGAATGATCAACTCGATGCGGTGGTGGATGATCCCGCCAAACTGCAGGGCAATGCGGTGACTACCTATGCCGGCATGATAGTACACGGCAACACCACCGACGGCGTGGATGATTTTCATCTGTTCAAGCAGACCGACTCGACGCCGCCGGCTTTTGTTTCGGATTTGTCCGCGATCAACGTGACCTCCGCGACCGTGGAACTGCGTTGGAGCGCGCCGGGCGACGACGGCGACACCGGTACCGCCCGTTCCTATGACTTGCGCTACTCGACGGCGTTGATTACCGAGAGCAATTTCAACAGCGCCACGCAAGTGGCAGGCTTGGGCAATCCCAAACCCGCGGGCAGCGTGGAGAATTTTACCGTGGGTGGTCTGCAAAGCGGCACGCGCTACTACTTTGCGCTGAAAAGCTCCGACGAAGTCGGCAACACCTCCGGCTTGTCGAATGTCGTGGCTGCGACGACGACTGCGCTGACGCTGAGCGGCGATACTTTCGACCGGCCCGGCCCGAGTTTGGGCGCCAATTGGGCGGCGGATGCGCGGCTGCAGATCATCAGCAACGAAGTGCAGCACACCGCCACCATCGACATCTGGACGCCGGCGGTGTTCAAACTGGGCCGCAACGCGCAGGAAGTCAGCATCGTGTGGGGTGAGAATGCCACGGTTTACGGCGCGAATTTTTCCGGTGTGCTGGTGCTGGCCGACAGCTTCAACACCCGGCCGAACGGTTACATGATCCAGCACTCGAACGAGCGCGGCAAAACGCGGTTGTGGCGCCTGCAAAACGGCAACCTGACGACGATGCTCGATGAGGGCAATGCCTTCGGTCCGAACACCAGGGCAGGCAGCGAGATGAAAGTCATCGTCCGCAAGGAAGCCGCGGCGCACTTCTTTGATGTTTACATCAACGGCGTGTTTGACCGCACATTGTCCGATCCCGGCAAATTGGAGAACGGCTCGTACTCCGGTTTTGTGCTGGAGAGCACGCTGGGCGCGGAGAATGCCATCACGAGTTTTGCAGTCGGCGTGCGGCCGAGTTCGCCCGCGAAACTGTTGGTGGTGAGCGGCAACAACCAGACGGGCCGGGTCATGCAGAAGCTGGGGAATCCTTTGAAGGTTTCGTTGTACGACAGCTTTGACAATCCCGTGCCGGGCGCGGAAGTCAACTTCACCGCGACCGTGGGCCAGGCCAGCTTCAGCCGGGCGGACAACAACATTCGCATCGAGGCGGAATCCGGCCAGATTACCGCACCGATCGTCGTGCAGGATGATCCCGAAGCCTCGGGCGGCAAGTACATCGTGTATCCGGTGCCGCAGAATGAAGCCGGCTCGGCGGTGTACACGTTCAACATTCCGGTGAGCGGCACTTACTACATTTGGGCGCGCAACCTCACGCCCGGTGAAACCGGTGCCAACTCCTGGACCGTGAGCGTCGATGGCGGCAATGCTTTCATCTATGACGTTTTTCAAGGCCAGCGCTTCAACACCTGGAAATGGGATTTGCTCAGCGAGCGCGGCACCGGCAATCCGTCCAATCCTCAATTCGATCCCAAGACTTACAATTGGGCTGCCGGCACGCACACCATCGTGGTCGAAGGCCGCTTTGACCGCGCCCGGCTCGACAAGTTTCTGATCACGCGCGACGCGAGCTACATTCCGCAAGACAAGGAAGAAGGCGGTAGCCGCACGGATGAGAACGGCATTGCCAGCACTGAAGTCATGCTCGGCACGCTCGCCGGCCCCATCAAAGTGGAGGCGCAGTTCGGCGGCCTGATGCCGGCTCTGTTCAATTTGACCGCGAAGCCGGGCTTTCCGGGCGGCTTGGCGCAGGCAACTGGCAGCGGACAATCCGGTCCGGCCGGCCAGTTTCTGGCGCAGCCCTTCACCGTGGTGGTGACGGACAGCTTTGGCAATCCCACTGCGGACGGCCGCGTCTCCTGGGTCGTCACGGAAGGGAACGGCCAGCTTTCGAACTATCGCGCCACCAGCGATTCCACCGGCAAGGTCGAAGTCGATTTCGCGCCCGGCAACGGCAGCAGCCAGAACAAAGTGGCAGCGGCAGCGGCCTTCACCACGCAGCGTTTTGAATTCACGGCGCAGACCACCAGCGGCGTGGCAACAGCCGCAGAGTTGGTGAGCGGCTCCAATCAAACCGGCGGCGTAGCCAGCACTCTGCCGGCGCCATTGGTGATGCGCGTTGCGGATGCCGGTGGCCAGCCGGTCGCAGATTTTCCGGTTGAGTTTGAAACCGTGCGCGGCGGCGGCACGACCACCGGCCACGGTGTCGTGGAGAACGGCGGATTTGAGAGAGGGAACAATAACCTGCCCGGCCAGTGGACGCTGGAAGGCAGTCCCACCACCGACGAAGTCCGGCTGAATACCAGCAATCCGCAAGCGGGCAGCCGCAGCGTGCTGGTCAATGCCAACCGCAACGCCGTGGGTGTGTCGCAGGTGATTTCGTACGCCGCCAACACCAGCTACACGCTGACGTTTTGGGCAAAAGTCGACAGCGGCGTGCTGCGTGTTACCTGGCGCATGAATGACGCCGCCGGCAATCTGCAGGACACCATTGTCGATGTGACGCCGGAGGCCACTGCCGGCGCGTGGCGGCGCTACATGGTCACGGCGACCAATCAAGCGGCAGCCAATCGCCCGCTGTTCTTCCGCACGTTGAACAGCGGTGAATTTCGCGTGGATGAAGTCAGCGTGGTGCGCAATACCGGTGCGGACGGCCGCCTGGCGGTGAATTGGACCCTGGGCGACACCGTCGGCACGCAGCAAGTGCGGGCGTTGGCGCGCAATGCCAGCGGTACCAACTTGACCGGTTCGCCGGTGCTGTTCACGGCCCAGGCCACGGTGGGCGCGGCCGCGAAGCTGGTGGAAACCGGCGGCAACAATCAATTGGGTACTGCCGGCCAGCCGTTGGGTGCGCCCCTGGTGGTGAAGGTGACGGATGTCGTGGGCAATCCCGTTCCCGGCATTGGTGTGCTGTTTGAAGTGATTCAGGGCGGCGGCAATCTCGCGGGCGCGGCCACGGCCAATGTGGTGACCAACGCCCAAGGCCTGGCTCCGGTGGTTCTCACGCTGGGATCGAATCCGGCGGTGAGCAATCAGGTGCGCGCCAGCGCGACCGGCTTGACAGGCAGCCCGATCATCTTCACGGCGGGCATCGGCACGCCCGCCAAGCTTGCCAAGATCTCGGGCGATAATCAGGTGGGTACTGCCGGCTCGCCGGCGCCCGCCAGTCTCGTGGTGAAGATCATGGATGCCGGCAACAAAGCCATCTCGGGCGCAGCAGTGACTTTCACGGTGCAGCAGGGCAACGGCACGATCAACGGCAACAGCAACGCAATCCTGCGCACGGATGGCAATGGCGAAGCACGTGCGCCGTTCGTGCTCGGCCCGCTGGCCGGCGGTGAAAACCGCGTGCGGGCAACGGCCGAGTTCAACGGCCAGGCACTGCAAGGCTCCCCGCAGAATTTTGTGGTGAGGGCGGCGGCGCTCAAAGAGATGGTGATCGCGAGCGGCAACAATCAAGTCGGCATCGCCGGCGAGCCGCTGGCGAATCCTCTGCGGGTTACGCTGGTGGATACACTCAATCGCGGCGTGCCGCAACAGCAGGTAACGTTCTCAGTGATCGAAGGCGGCGGCAAGCTCGACAACGGCAGCACCACCGGCACAGTCAGCACGGATTCCACCGGCCGGGCGCAGGTGCGGCTCACGCTGGGTTCGCAAACCGGCACGAACAATAACAAAGTGCGGGCGCAGGCGGCGTTTCCGGTGCCGGGTTCCCCGCAGATCTTCCAGGCGAGTGCGCAAGTCGGCCCGCCCGCGGTGTTGAAGAAGATCGACGGGGACAGCCTCTCCGGCGTGGTAAACAATCCCCTGCCTGAGCCACTGGTGGTACAAGTGACGGATCGCGCCGGCAACCCGCTGTTCGGCGTCAATGTGATCTTTGAAGTGCTGGAGGGCGGCGGCAATTTCGACGGTGTGACCAAAGACACGGTAACCACCAATGATCTCGGCCGCGCGCAAGTCACGCTGACGTTGGGCGCGACTTCGGGCTTGTACAACAACAAAGTGCGGGCGCGTGCGTTCAACGGCTCGCTCGAGCTGCAAAATTCGCCGATGCTGTTCGTGGCCACGGCCGCGCCGAGCAGGGCGCGCGTGCTGGCGATCACGGCAGGCAACCGGCAGCAGGGTTTGGCGGGCGAGCCGCTGGCTGAGCAGTTGCGGGTGCGCGTGCTCGACAATCAAGGCAATCCGATCAAGGATCATCCCGTGCGCTTTCGTTCCAGCGGCACAGCCAACGGCACTTTCAGCGCCACCGCCACAACCGACACCACTACCATCACCAATGCCAATGGCATTGCTGCAGTGACGTGGATTCTCGGCCGCTCGATCTTGCCGGACAGTCAAACGGTGATCGCAACCGCCAACGACGGCCTGCAGAACCTGCAAGGCTCACCGGCAACGTTCAAAGCCGCGGCTGTTGCCGGGCTGCCCAGCGCCTCGACCTCCAGCATCACCGCCACCGGGCCGGTGCCGGCCAACGGCCAGAGCCGCTCCAACATCACCGTCACGGTGAAGGACAAGTTCGGTAATGTGGTTGCGAACAAGCCGGTACAACTCATCGTCTCCGGCGCGAACAACAACATTCAACAAACCGGCAACACTGACGCGCAGGGCCGCGCCACCGGCTCGCTGGCCTCGACCAAAGCCGAGCTCAAGATCATCACCGCCAAAGTCGCCGGCGTGTATGAGATCAAGCCCGGCGCCAGCGTGCGCTTCAGCCCACTGGCCGCCACGCAAATGGCGATTCGCAGCGGCCACAGCCAAACCGGCAACGTCAACACGGCGCTGTTAGAGCCGCTGAGCGTGCTGGTGACGGATCAATTCAACAACGGCGTCCCCAATGTGGCGGTGGAATTCAACGTCGAGGCAGGCGAGGGCCGTTTGCTCGGCCCGAACACGGCGGTGACCGACACCAATGGCGTCGCGGCGATCCAGTATGTGCTCGGCCCAACCGTGACCGAAAATCGCGTGCGCGCCATTTCCACCGGCTTGCGGAATTCGCCGCTGATCTTCGTGCTCAATGCCGTCAACAATGCGGCGCGCAGCCTGCAATTGATCTCCGGCAACGGCCAGACCGGCGTGGTGTTGGAAGATTTGCTGCAGCCGCTGGTGGTGGGCGTGGTGGACAAGGACAACCGGCCGGTCGCAGGTAAAACCATCAAATTCGAAGTGACGTTCGGCGGTGGCCAGGTCAATGGCGGTCAGAGCGCGAACGTGAGCAGTGATGAATTTGGCCTGGCGAAAGTGGTCTGGCGCCTCGGGCCGAGCGCGGGCTTGAACGTCGCACGCGCGAGTGGCTCCAGCTTGAACAACTCGCCGCTCGATTTCCAGGCCCAGGCGCGCACCGGCCGGCCTTCCAACCTCGTGCAAGTGAGCGGTGACGGCGCTGCCGGGCCGGTCAATCAAACCCTGGCCACGGCGATGGTGGTGCGCGTGGTGGATGCGAACAGCAACGGCATCGACGGTGTGCCGGTGATCTTCGAGTTGATTCAGGGCACGGGCCAGCTTGCCAACGGCTTCGTCAACACTGCGAACGGCGGGTTTGCCTCCACCCAAATCACCTTTGACGGCGCGAGCGGCCCGCGCAAGATTCGCGCGAGTTCCAACGGATTGACCAACTCACCGTTGTACTTCACCGTGACCGCCACGCCGAGCGCAGCCACCCGGATGCAGGTGGTGGCGCGCACCAACAACCAGAGCGGCACTGCCGGCCTGCCGTTGAATTTCCCGCTGCAGACCAAAGTCACCGACGCGTACGGCAATGCGATTGCGGGCGTGCCCATCAGCTATGTGGTGAAGAAAGGCGGCGGCAATTTTGCGGGACAGGCGGCGGCCACGGTCATGACCAATGCGCTAGGCCTCGCGCAGATCCCGTGGACCGTCGGCCCCGGCGCCAATGAAGCGGAAGCCATCGGCACCGGCCTGACCGGCTCGCCGATCGAATTCAAGGCCACCGGCGTGACCGGCAACAACTTCCCGATCATCGTCGACGTGCCGGATCAGCAAGCCGTGGAAGGCAACCGCATCGAATTTGTGGTCAGTGCAGCGGATGCGGACAACGAAGCCATTCGCTACGGCGCGGCCAATCTGCCGCCCGGCGCGGTGTTCGACTCGCTCGGCACCCGCATCTTCACCTGGCAAACTGATCTCTCCAGCGCCGGCCGCCATGAAGTCAGCTTCTTTGCGCGCGACTTGCGCGGCGGCCAGGACGAAGAGATCGTCGTCATCGAGGTGGCGAACCGCAACCAACCGCCGGTGATCGTCAGCCGCATTCCGGCCGGCGTGCCGGGCGCGCCACAGGACACCACGGTGCTGAGCGGCAAGCTCACCATGCGCGTCAACGCGGTTGACCCCGACGGCGACGTGCTGAGCTATCGCTGGTACTTGAACGGCGAGCTGACCAGCGCCCTCACCAACACCTTCGAGTTCGACAGCAAGATCAAACTCAATGCGGTGGAAGCCTGGGTGTTCGATCTGGAAGACACGGTGCGCACGCGTTGGACGGTGCGCACGCCGGTGCAGCTCGAAACCTTCAGCGCCACCGCGGTGGAGGGCAAGGGCGTGCGCCTGGAATGGGTCACCGCCAGCGAGACCGAGAACGCCGGCTTCAACTTGCTGCGCAGCCGCAGTCGCGACGGTGAGTATGAAAGCATCAATGTGCAGATCATCACCCCGAGCCTGGACGGCCGTTATTCCTACCTCGACACCGAGGTCGAAGTCAACGCCCGTTACTTCTACAAGCTCGAGGATATCGATCTCAACGGCAACATTACCGTGCACGGCCCGGTGGAGATCACCGTGGCGCCGCCGGCGCGCTTCGATTTGGCGCAGAATTACCCGAATCCGTTCAACCCGTCCACCAACCTCCGCTATCAACTGCCGCAGGAAACCCAGGTCAAGCTGGTGATCTACAACCTGATCGGCCAGGAAGTGCGCGAGCTGGTGAACACCATCATGCCGGCGGGTTATCACACCGCGGTGTGGGACGGCCGCGACCAGCGCGGCAAGCTGGTGCCCTCGGGCATCTATCACTATCGCCTCGAAGCCGGCGGCCAGGTGATGGTGAAACGCATGACGTTGCTGAAGTAA
- a CDS encoding agmatine deiminase family protein, giving the protein MLAILLLPALLLALAWPEPAFAQSKIRLQSAHAGEIKKLLLVYTWSAEMGMLSLADILTALPEAEALILSQFAPGSESFRVFTSGLTRGGLGRNRHGQPRLQFVQDAGAYGPWPRDQALVDTRGTMWVSPSDNHRLRAIFTALDESYGLRPAQAAVAFTGANLIPFDNLVLCPDRLDTLALSGFLQGPFLTLPSPPPPTPFHLDLLVMPLSETVIAVGDDELARSRLLALGVAEQKRIVAHWAVEFAASGHNLEVKAAGNMFRFQTLPRPHLILPALLQEKLQILTELAKPGAFRAAVLAEPEYRWDDRIAAALRRRGFKVVRVPFWPGVAGTVAGKKSGGLPMLCYANSLVWEKGLLMPVYGIASLDQLARDTLAAASGKQVFAVRGGALLGYGNSGPHCLTLEFRQ; this is encoded by the coding sequence TTGCTTGCGATTCTTCTGCTGCCGGCCTTGCTCCTGGCGCTGGCCTGGCCTGAGCCTGCTTTCGCGCAGTCCAAAATCAGACTGCAAAGCGCGCACGCCGGCGAGATCAAGAAGCTGCTGTTGGTTTACACCTGGTCCGCGGAAATGGGCATGCTGTCGCTGGCGGATATTCTCACCGCCCTGCCCGAGGCCGAGGCGCTCATCCTCAGTCAGTTTGCGCCGGGATCCGAATCCTTCCGCGTGTTCACCTCCGGCTTGACGCGCGGCGGCTTGGGCCGCAATCGTCACGGCCAGCCACGGCTGCAATTCGTGCAGGATGCCGGCGCCTATGGCCCGTGGCCGCGCGACCAAGCGCTGGTGGACACCCGCGGCACGATGTGGGTCAGCCCCTCGGACAATCATCGCCTGCGCGCGATCTTCACCGCCCTGGACGAGAGCTACGGCCTGCGGCCGGCACAGGCGGCAGTGGCCTTCACCGGCGCCAATCTCATTCCATTCGACAACCTGGTGCTGTGCCCCGATCGGCTGGATACGCTGGCGCTTTCCGGCTTTTTGCAGGGGCCATTTCTCACTCTGCCCTCGCCGCCGCCGCCCACGCCATTTCATCTCGATCTGCTGGTGATGCCGCTTTCCGAAACCGTGATCGCGGTGGGCGATGATGAGCTGGCACGGTCGCGCTTGCTGGCGCTCGGCGTCGCGGAACAAAAGCGCATCGTGGCGCACTGGGCGGTGGAATTTGCGGCCTCCGGCCACAATCTCGAAGTCAAAGCCGCGGGCAACATGTTCCGTTTTCAAACCCTGCCGCGGCCGCATTTGATCTTGCCGGCATTGTTGCAGGAAAAATTGCAGATTCTCACCGAGTTGGCCAAGCCCGGCGCATTTCGCGCCGCGGTGCTGGCGGAGCCGGAGTATCGCTGGGATGATCGCATTGCTGCGGCCTTGCGCCGGCGCGGATTCAAGGTCGTGCGCGTGCCTTTTTGGCCGGGCGTCGCCGGCACGGTGGCCGGCAAGAAATCCGGCGGCCTGCCCATGCTGTGTTACGCCAACAGCCTGGTGTGGGAGAAGGGGTTGCTCATGCCGGTTTACGGCATTGCCAGCCTGGATCAACTCGCGCGGGACACGCTGGCGGCTGCTTCCGGCAAGCAGGTATTTGCCGTGCGCGGCGGCGCCTTGCTGGGTTACGGCAATTCCGGGCCGCATTGCCTGACGCTGGAATTCCGCCAGTGA